A segment of the Lelliottia amnigena genome:
TAATAAGTAAGATAGCGGCGCCAGCAGCCGTGCGGCGAGCAATTGAAAGCATGATGTCTCCTTTTTCGCTAAGCTCAACAATCATAACTGAAATAAATGCCTTGCGGGAAAATGTCGGATTGTGCGTTTAACGCGCGGACAGTGTGGCCTCAACTAGGTGAACACTGACAGCTTGTGGCAAAATAGCAGGATACGAAAGCCGAAGGGCGAAAGACACGAAACGTGTCAGCATTCTCTGGAGAATCACATGCAGCTTAAACGCGTGGCAGAAGCCAATCTGCCAACCCCATGGGGCGATTTCCTGATGGTGGGTTTTGAAGAAGTGGCAACCGGGCAGGATCACGTCGCGTTAGTCTTTGGCGATATTTCAGGACAAACACCGGTACTGGCTCGCGTCCATTCAGAATGCCTGACGGGCGACGCCCTGTTCAGCCTGCGCTGTGATTGCGGCTTCCAGCTAGAAGCAGCACTTTCTCATATTGCAGAAGAAGGTCGCGGCATACTGCTTTATCATCGCCAGGAAGGTCGTAACATTGGCCTGCTGAATAAGATTCGCGCCTACGCGCTACAGGATCAGGGTTACGATACCGTTGAGGCTAACCATCAGCTTGGTTTTGCCGCTGATGAACGTGACTTTACGCTTTGCGCGGATATGTTCAAACTTCTGGGCGTCGATGAGGTTCGTCTGCTGACGAACAACCCGCGTAAAGTGGAAATTCTGGGTGAAGCTGGGATCAATATTGTTGAGCGCGTGTCGCTGATTGTCGGACGTAATCCTAAAAACGAACACTATCTGGATACGAAAGCCGCAAAGATGGGCCATTTGCTTAGCGAATGATTCGTGTTGCCCGGCAGCGCGAAAACTGCCGGGCTACGATGCGATTAATTCAGCATATTACGAATCACATAATGCAATATTCCGTCATTTTGGTAATACGTTAGCTCCGTCGCAGTATCGATACGGCAACGGCATTCCAGCATTTCTGCTTGACCATCAGCGCGCGTAAGTTGCACCTGGACGTTAGCCCCCGGCTTCACATTCTGCAGATCGCTGATATCAATTCTCTCTTCCCCGGTTAATCCCAGCGTTTTACGCGTGACGCCCTGTGGGAACTCAAGCGGCAAAATCCCCATCCCAATCAGATTTGAACGGTGAATTCGCTCGAACGATTCGGCGATGACGACACGCACGCCCAGCAAACGTGGCCCCTTCGCCGCCCAGTCGCGGCTTGATCCAGACCCGTACTCTTTACCCGCAATCACGGCTAAAGGCGTGCCTTCCTGCTGGTATTTCATCGCGGCATCGTAAATAGCGACGACATCGTTACCCGGCAAATGGCGGGTCATTCCGCCTTCAATACCGGGGACCATTTCGTTGCGAATACGAATGTTGGCAAAGGTCCCGCGCATCATGATTTCATGATTGCCGCGACGCGAGCCATAGGAGTTAAAATCGCGACGCTCAACGCCACGCCCCTGGAGATAGCGTCCGGCCGGACTGTCAGCCTTAATGCTCCCCGCTGGAGAAATATGGTCGGTCGTCACGGAATCTCCCAGCATGGCGAGGATCCGCGCACCGTGAATATCGACCAGCGGTTTTGGTTCGGCTTCCATATCGTCAAAGAATGGCGATAAGCGGATGTACGTCGAATCGTTCTGCCAGCCGTAAGTGTCAGACCGCTCCACTTCGATGGTTTTCCATTCAGGCGTGCCCTCAAACACCTCCGCGTACTCTTTGCGGAACATATCCGTGGAGACCTGCTCAACCGCGCGCGCAATTTCCTGCGCTGAGGGCCAGATATCTTTCAGATAGACCGGATCGCCTTTGCGATCGTGTCCAAGAGGATCGGTCGCCAGATTGATATTCATATTCCCCGCCAGGGCGTAGGCTACGACCAGCGGTGGTGACGCAAGCCAGTTGGTTTTCACCAGCGGATGGATACGCCCTTCAAAGTTTCGGTTTCCTGAAAGTACAGCCCCCACCGTCAGATCGCCCTGCTTAATGGCCTGCTCAATCGGATCGGGAAGTGGGCCCGAGTTGCCGATACAGGTTGTACAGCCGTAGCCCACCAGGTTAAATCCCAGTTCATCCAGATAGGGCGTGAGTCTGGCCTGAGCCAGATAATCTGAAACCACTTTTGATCCTGGCGCTAACGAGGCTTTTACCCACGGCTGGCGCTTCAAACCCAGCGTCACCGCTTTTTTCGCCAGTAGCCCCGCCGCCATCAACACACTGGGGTTCGACGTGTTGGTACAGGAGGTGATGGCCGCAATGACCACGGCACCGTCAGGAAGCTGATACTGATGGCCGTTCATAACATAGTTGACGGGATTGCGATCTTTTTGCGCCGTGTTGAGCTCCAGCTCGGCACTGGCTGCAAAGGCTTTTGGCACATCATTCAGCGAAACACGATCCTGCGGGCGTTTTGGTCCTGCAAGACTGGCTTCGACTTCATCCATGTCCAGTTCCAGCGTGCTGGTAAATACAGGTTCGTCACCCGGGTTGCGCCACATTCCCTGGGCTTTGGCATACGCTTCGACCAGCGCGACCTGTTCGTCGCTGCGCCCACTCAAACGCATGTATTCCAGCGTCACACCATCGATCGGGAAAAAGCCGCAGGTTGCACCATATTCGGGTGCCATGTTAGCGATTGTCGCGCGATCGGCGAGAGGTAATGAATCGAGTCCATCGCCGTAGAATTCAACAAATTTGCCCACAACACCGTGCTTACGCAGCATTTGCGTGACGGTCAGTACCAGATCGGTAGCGGTGATACCTTCACGCAGCTTGCCCAACAGTTTAAATCCCACCACATCCGGGATAAGCATCGAAACCGGCTGGCCCAGCATCGCCGCTTCAGCTTCGATACCGCCAACGCCCCATCCCAACACACCCAGGCCATTAATCATTGTGGTGTGGGAGTCGGTCCCCACCAGCGTGTCCGGATAGGCTATCCACTCTTTATCCTGGAGCTCACTCCAGACCGCCTTGCCAAGGTATTCAAGGTTGACCTGATGACAAATGCCGGTACCCGGCGGCACCACGCTAAAGCGGCTAAAAAGCCTG
Coding sequences within it:
- the ribA gene encoding GTP cyclohydrolase II produces the protein MQLKRVAEANLPTPWGDFLMVGFEEVATGQDHVALVFGDISGQTPVLARVHSECLTGDALFSLRCDCGFQLEAALSHIAEEGRGILLYHRQEGRNIGLLNKIRAYALQDQGYDTVEANHQLGFAADERDFTLCADMFKLLGVDEVRLLTNNPRKVEILGEAGINIVERVSLIVGRNPKNEHYLDTKAAKMGHLLSE
- the acnA_1 gene encoding aconitate hydratase 1; translated protein: MVPPGTGICHQVNLEYLGKAVWSELQDKEWIAYPDTLVGTDSHTTMINGLGVLGWGVGGIEAEAAMLGQPVSMLIPDVVGFKLLGKLREGITATDLVLTVTQMLRKHGVVGKFVEFYGDGLDSLPLADRATIANMAPEYGATCGFFPIDGVTLEYMRLSGRSDEQVALVEAYAKAQGMWRNPGDEPVFTSTLELDMDEVEASLAGPKRPQDRVSLNDVPKAFAASAELELNTAQKDRNPVNYVMNGHQYQLPDGAVVIAAITSCTNTSNPSVLMAAGLLAKKAVTLGLKRQPWVKASLAPGSKVVSDYLAQARLTPYLDELGFNLVGYGCTTCIGNSGPLPDPIEQAIKQGDLTVGAVLSGNRNFEGRIHPLVKTNWLASPPLVVAYALAGNMNINLATDPLGHDRKGDPVYLKDIWPSAQEIARAVEQVSTDMFRKEYAEVFEGTPEWKTIEVERSDTYGWQNDSTYIRLSPFFDDMEAEPKPLVDIHGARILAMLGDSVTTDHISPAGSIKADSPAGRYLQGRGVERRDFNSYGSRRGNHEIMMRGTFANIRIRNEMVPGIEGGMTRHLPGNDVVAIYDAAMKYQQEGTPLAVIAGKEYGSGSSRDWAAKGPRLLGVRVVIAESFERIHRSNLIGMGILPLEFPQGVTRKTLGLTGEERIDISDLQNVKPGANVQVQLTRADGQAEMLECRCRIDTATELTYYQNDGILHYVIRNMLN